The window ttcttggtccaaaacataatttttctcaaataaatcaatgtacttgaatatgagaaaatattacaatataaaagttttaattttaacttgtatgtatacaatcataaagtggaaccaagtcccattcTTTCTACATGATCCTTGAATTTAAACGGTGGCATGCCCTTAGTTAAAGGATCAACGATCATCAAACTCAGTGCTTATATGCTCAATtaccactttcttttcttttactctttctctaatggctaagtatttaatgtcgatgtgcttactttgacttccacttttgttattcttagccaTAAAGACAACAACCGAGTTATCGCATAAAATTCTCAAAGgccttgaaatagtatcaaCTATCTTTAGCCCGGAAATAAAACTCTTAAGCCATACACCATGTGATGTCGCctcaaaacaagagacaaactCAGCTTACATGGTAGAAGTAGCAGTCAAAGTTAGCTTAACACTTCTCCATGAAATAACTCCACCAACCATAATGAAAATGTACCTAGATTTTGATTTGCGAGAGTCAACATAGCCAGCAAAGTCTGAGTTTGAATAACCAATCACATCTAGATTGTTTGtctgtctatacataagcatgtaatctttAGTCCCCTGAAGGTACCTTATCACTTTCTTAGCAGCtctccagtggtcaatacctaGAATACTTTGATATCTTCTTAACATTCCAACTGCAAAAGCAATGTTATACCTTGTGCACacttgagcatacatgaggCTTCCAAAAATTGAAGCATAAGGAATGTTTTTCATCTATTccctctcaaagtcattctttaggcattggttcaaattaaaattatcccCCTTCACAATAGGAGCAACACTTGGCCAACAATCTTTCATCTGAAATctctctaaaattttgttaatataggtttcATGTGATAGACCTAAAATACCTTGAGGTCTACctctatgaatcttaatgcCGATGACATAAAATGCATCACTCATATCCTTCTTGtgaaaattcttagagagaaattttttcacctcatgtagcaaaccccaatcattggctgcaagtaaaatatcatctacatataaaacaagaaaacatattttactcccactgaccatGTGGTATATGAATTGATCCAtggggttttcatcaaaaccaaatgaagaaattatcccatgaaacttaaggtaccactgacgggaggcttgttttaagccatatatagatttattaaacttgcaaaccaaatgctcaccacTACCACCATTAAGAAAGTATGTTTTCACATCCACTTGTTGCAACTTAAGGTCAAAAGGAGAAACTAATGCCAagataattcaaagaaaatatttcttAGATACAGGAGAAAAAGTCTCTGTGTAGTCAATTCAttctttttgagtaaatcccttagcaatgAGTCT of the Glycine max cultivar Williams 82 chromosome 13, Glycine_max_v4.0, whole genome shotgun sequence genome contains:
- the LOC121173256 gene encoding secreted RxLR effector protein 161-like translates to MKNIPYASIFGSLMYAQVCTRYNIAFAVGMLRRYQSILGIDHWRAAKKVIRYLQGTKDYMLMYRQTNNLDVIGYSNSDFAGYVDSRKSKSRYIFIMVGGVISWRSVKLTLTATSTM